In Phragmites australis chromosome 24, lpPhrAust1.1, whole genome shotgun sequence, the following are encoded in one genomic region:
- the LOC133907941 gene encoding protein BIG GRAIN 1-like — MERWAPEPARPRRRAGQPSFSSSLLDAICDSMDEQPGGVGTTAVNTATERDAAEAKKQREAALHWYYYYKPSLAASHRAARAAPAPGASGDDCTGRGYFSSSEVEYSLRRLRPIRTSGGGGVAAAPPLEKQQQPATEKARRARKPAAASARGCRRPASPGARIASLLSAIFSGKRHSARQHLAPAEEELACSTAPSSTMPCHAKTPPSARARARASRSRSRTVRFLDIDGEVAVAAAAAGCRQVPVVEVEVKEVLLRPAKVKVGRDSDGGEESSDASSDLFELENLAAIAPVNGGGCRGGACGDELPVYGTTGVGLRHDIGRRRPFGYGSLGQSYRRVV; from the coding sequence ATGGAGAGGTGGGCGCCGGAGCCGGCGAGGCCAAGGCGGCGGGCCGGCCAGCCGTCCTTCTCGTCCTCGCTGCTCGACGCCATCTGCGACTCCATGGACGAGCAGCCCGGTGGCGTAGGAACGACGGCGGTGAACACGGCCACCGAACGCGACGCGGCCGAGGCCAAGAAGCAGAGGGAAGCGGCCCTGCATTGGTACTACTACTACAAGCCCTCCTTGGCCGCCAGCCACAGGGCGGCGCGCGCGGCACCGGCGCCGGGGGCATCCGGGGACGACTGCACCGGCCGCGGGTACTTCTCATCGTCGGAGGTCGAGTactccctccgccgcctccgccccaTCCGCACCTctggcggcggcggagtggCAGCGGCGCCTCCCTTGGAGAAGCAACAGCAGCCGGCGACGGAGAAGGCGAGGAGGGCGAGGAAGCCGGCCGCGGCCTCCGCCCGCGGCTGCCGCAGGCCGGCCTCCCCCGGCGCGCGGATCGCTAGCCTGCTCAGCGCCATCTTCTCCGGCAAGCGGCACTCGGCGAGGCAGCACCTGGCtccggcggaggaggagctcgcGTGCTCGACGGCGCCGTCAAGCACCATGCCCTGCCACGCTAAGACGCCGCCgtcggcgcgggcgcgggcgcgggcgagccggagccggagcagGACCGTGCGGTTCCTGGACATCGACGGTGAGGTGGCCgtggccgccgctgccgcaggTTGCAGGCAAGTtccggtggtggaggtggaggtgaaggAGGTGCTGCTCCGGCCGGCCAAGGTCAAAGTCGGGCGCGacagcgacggcggcgaggagagCAGCGACGCGAGCTCCGACTTGTTCGAGCTCGAAAACCTCGCGGCCATTGCTCCGGTGAACGGCGGGGGATGTCGTGGTGGCGCGTGCGGGGACGAGCTACCGGTGTACGGGACGACCGGGGTTGGGCTCCGTCACGACATTGGCCGGCGGCGTCCGTTCGGGTATGGCAGCCTTGGCCAGAGTTATAGAAGGGTTGTTTAA